One part of the Mailhella massiliensis genome encodes these proteins:
- a CDS encoding diacylglycerol kinase, producing the protein MNGERFKEGFFHIFKAAGYSLAGLGTGLRLSLAFRQETGILILLIILLAVFQKPALTWLIALGAWLLVMMAELINTAIEETLNLITKEYNIGVKNAKDMASAAVFLLLVVNAALWFCMFVLNLL; encoded by the coding sequence ATGAACGGCGAACGCTTCAAGGAAGGCTTCTTCCACATCTTCAAGGCCGCGGGCTATTCCCTGGCCGGACTCGGAACGGGCCTGCGCCTCAGTCTGGCCTTCCGGCAGGAAACGGGCATACTCATCCTTCTCATCATCCTGCTGGCCGTCTTCCAGAAGCCCGCGCTCACCTGGCTCATCGCCCTGGGTGCCTGGCTTCTGGTCATGATGGCGGAACTCATCAATACCGCCATTGAGGAAACCCTCAATCTCATCACCAAAGAATACAACATCGGAGTGAAGAACGCCAAGGACATGGCCTCCGCCGCCGTCTTCCTGCTGCTCGTCGTCAATGCCGCGCTCTGGTTCTGCATGTTCGTGCTGAACCTGCTCTAG
- a CDS encoding class I SAM-dependent rRNA methyltransferase, with amino-acid sequence METVFLKKGEDRRLRAGHLWVFSNEIDVRRSPLSSFTPGQNVLVADCGGRILGTGYVNPASLIAVRMVSRKAEEALDADLLRRRLTDALALRERMFSRPFYRLCHGEGDFLPGLVADRHGDHIVCQITTAGMDSHTEELLSVLNDMLHPASVLLDNDVASRDLEGLERFQKSALGDVPDETEIEENGMTYALPLRGGQKTGWFYDQRVNRAALTPFVEAAPGCHVLDAFCYAGGFGALAAKKGAGRVSFLDASAQALSYARKNGEAAGAEVETLQGDALTLLADLRREGRTFDIVCLDPPAFIKRKKDARQGLEAYARVNELGLDLVRPGGMLMTCSCSHHLEADALRAAVTRAAAKRRRNARLLFQGFQGPDHPIHPAMPETAYLKAFLFHLPA; translated from the coding sequence ATGGAAACCGTTTTTCTGAAAAAAGGCGAAGACCGCCGCCTGCGCGCAGGCCACCTCTGGGTGTTCAGCAACGAAATCGACGTAAGGCGTTCCCCTCTTTCCTCCTTTACTCCCGGGCAGAACGTGCTTGTGGCCGACTGCGGGGGCCGCATTCTCGGCACAGGCTACGTCAACCCCGCTTCGCTCATCGCCGTGCGCATGGTGAGCCGCAAGGCGGAGGAGGCGCTGGATGCCGATCTGCTGCGCCGCCGCCTCACCGACGCCCTCGCCCTGCGCGAACGCATGTTCTCCCGTCCCTTCTACCGCCTCTGCCACGGAGAGGGCGATTTTCTGCCCGGTCTTGTGGCGGACCGACACGGCGACCACATCGTCTGCCAGATCACCACGGCGGGGATGGACTCCCATACCGAAGAACTGCTCTCCGTACTGAACGACATGCTGCATCCCGCCTCCGTTCTGCTGGACAACGACGTGGCCTCCCGCGATCTGGAAGGGCTGGAACGCTTCCAGAAAAGCGCCCTCGGCGACGTTCCCGACGAAACAGAGATTGAAGAAAACGGCATGACCTACGCCCTGCCGCTCAGGGGCGGACAGAAAACCGGCTGGTTCTACGATCAGCGGGTAAACCGCGCCGCGCTTACGCCCTTCGTTGAGGCCGCACCCGGCTGCCATGTGCTGGATGCCTTCTGCTATGCCGGGGGCTTCGGCGCGCTGGCGGCAAAAAAAGGCGCAGGCAGAGTGAGCTTCTTAGACGCCTCCGCCCAGGCTCTTTCCTACGCCCGGAAAAACGGCGAAGCCGCAGGAGCCGAAGTGGAAACCCTTCAGGGCGACGCCCTTACCCTGCTTGCGGATCTCCGGCGCGAGGGCCGCACCTTCGACATCGTCTGCCTCGATCCTCCGGCCTTCATCAAGCGCAAGAAGGACGCGCGTCAGGGCCTTGAAGCGTATGCCCGCGTCAATGAACTGGGGCTCGACCTCGTCAGGCCCGGCGGAATGCTCATGACCTGCTCCTGCTCCCATCATCTGGAAGCCGACGCCCTGCGCGCCGCCGTCACACGGGCTGCGGCAAAACGCCGCAGAAACGCCCGCCTGCTCTTCCAGGGCTTCCAGGGGCCGGATCACCCCATACACCCGGCCATGCCGGAAACGGCCTACCTCAAGGCCTTCCTGTTCCATCTTCCGGCATAG
- a CDS encoding pyridoxal-phosphate-dependent aminotransferase family protein yields MSSIQATRMLTPGPTPIPDRVRLAMAAPLPHHRKDAFKTVLAENQVMLKKLFCTSSPVIPLACSGTGGMTAAAFNLFSPGEKVLVATAGYFGNRWLDIVKMRGLEAVVLSKNAGESFDPEEIRALLDADPAIRGVFMQISETSTGVLHPVKEVAAVIRERDVLLVADGISAVSISPVDMDAWGIDCLITGSQKGLMLPPGLAFIALSPRAWKKAESVAPQCYYFDLVQEKANCEKNQTHYTSPISLLVGLHEALTMLLEFGMDNIFKKQWALTQMARTGLSAMGMDLFVKEEGRYTWGLTSILMPDSMPASPIVARAFKDCGVILTAGQGNLKEKVIRLAHMGWVDWADLAAGLHALAWSLPEKPEGAYLEKALEAYHKALGE; encoded by the coding sequence ATGTCTTCCATTCAGGCTACCCGTATGCTCACCCCTGGCCCCACGCCCATCCCCGACCGTGTCCGACTTGCCATGGCCGCGCCCCTGCCGCATCACCGCAAGGACGCGTTCAAGACCGTTCTGGCCGAAAATCAGGTCATGCTGAAGAAGCTCTTCTGCACGTCCTCCCCGGTCATTCCCCTGGCATGCTCCGGCACCGGCGGCATGACGGCCGCGGCCTTCAACCTCTTCTCGCCCGGCGAAAAGGTGCTCGTGGCCACGGCGGGCTATTTCGGCAACCGATGGCTGGACATCGTGAAGATGCGCGGCCTTGAAGCCGTGGTGCTTTCCAAAAATGCGGGGGAATCCTTCGATCCTGAAGAAATCCGCGCCCTGCTGGACGCCGATCCCGCCATACGCGGCGTGTTCATGCAGATTTCCGAAACGTCCACCGGCGTGCTGCATCCCGTGAAGGAAGTGGCTGCCGTCATCCGCGAAAGGGATGTGCTTCTGGTGGCCGACGGCATTTCCGCCGTTTCCATCTCCCCTGTGGACATGGATGCCTGGGGCATCGACTGCCTCATCACCGGTTCGCAGAAGGGACTCATGCTGCCCCCCGGCCTGGCCTTCATCGCCCTTTCTCCCCGCGCCTGGAAAAAGGCCGAAAGCGTCGCCCCCCAGTGCTACTATTTCGACCTCGTGCAGGAGAAGGCCAACTGCGAAAAGAACCAGACGCACTACACCTCGCCCATCAGTCTGCTCGTGGGACTGCATGAAGCGCTGACCATGCTGCTGGAATTCGGCATGGACAATATCTTCAAAAAACAGTGGGCTCTTACGCAGATGGCCAGAACCGGGCTTTCCGCCATGGGCATGGATCTCTTCGTCAAGGAAGAAGGCCGCTATACCTGGGGTCTGACCAGCATTCTCATGCCCGACTCCATGCCCGCAAGCCCCATTGTGGCCAGGGCCTTCAAGGACTGCGGCGTCATTCTCACCGCAGGTCAGGGCAATCTCAAGGAAAAGGTCATCCGCCTCGCCCACATGGGCTGGGTGGACTGGGCCGATCTTGCCGCAGGTCTGCACGCCCTTGCCTGGAGCCTGCCGGAAAAGCCGGAAGGCGCCTACCTGGAAAAGGCTCTGGAAGCCTACCACAAGGCTCTCGGCGAATAA
- a CDS encoding sulfite exporter TauE/SafE family protein — translation MTIFLAVSFVVVGFLCGATSIGGILLIPAMEYGTGMPLPLASGTALCSFFFTAAVGTWLHYRRGNLKKELVLPQCAGALIFSFFGALTKHVVGAVALNAILAALIIVSGLAALRPARPVRSMESAQGRFRYLLFVGAFVGFMAGLTGMGGPVLSVPMMIVMGFSPMATVAAAQPFQMFACFSGSVGNMILDQIDWPVALFSVLLQSAGVWAGIRAARSMNTALLKTSIAFLCVFTGVFMLFR, via the coding sequence ATGACCATATTTCTTGCGGTGAGTTTCGTGGTGGTGGGGTTTCTCTGTGGGGCCACCAGCATAGGGGGCATTCTGCTCATTCCGGCCATGGAATACGGCACGGGAATGCCGCTTCCTCTGGCCTCGGGTACGGCGCTGTGCAGCTTTTTCTTTACCGCTGCGGTGGGTACATGGCTGCACTACAGGCGGGGCAACCTGAAGAAGGAACTGGTGCTTCCCCAGTGTGCGGGGGCGCTCATCTTCAGCTTTTTCGGCGCGCTGACCAAGCATGTGGTGGGGGCCGTGGCGTTGAACGCCATCCTTGCCGCTCTCATCATCGTTTCCGGTCTTGCGGCCCTCAGGCCTGCGCGTCCCGTGCGCAGCATGGAAAGCGCGCAGGGACGTTTCCGCTACCTTCTGTTTGTGGGGGCTTTCGTGGGATTCATGGCCGGGCTTACGGGCATGGGCGGCCCCGTGCTTTCCGTACCCATGATGATCGTCATGGGCTTTTCTCCCATGGCCACGGTGGCCGCGGCGCAGCCTTTTCAGATGTTCGCCTGCTTTTCCGGGAGCGTGGGCAACATGATTCTCGACCAGATCGACTGGCCGGTCGCGCTCTTTTCCGTGCTGCTGCAGAGCGCGGGCGTATGGGCGGGCATACGCGCGGCGCGCAGCATGAATACCGCTCTTCTGAAAACATCCATCGCTTTTCTGTGCGTGTTCACAGGCGTGTTCATGCTTTTTCGCTGA
- a CDS encoding DMT family transporter, translating into MTLFLSTAFCLTLFALNSIFCRAALVIWDMEPLQYTAVRGLSAAAMLALLCAVHLVRGQKGEGSVWKQAWKQSSWPGALFLFLYMISFSLAYKNIPSAAGTLIINISVQFGMMGWGMSHGLRLTKRQTAGLALASAGLLALLSPGLTAPPLGASLLMVVTGLAWAGYSLCGRKASSASLATAGNFFRASLAALAAGAAALALEEAAQPEAYACALAAGALASALGYILWYVIVPRYSLTGASVIQLSVPLITAALAVIFLAEPVTLRLALCSVPILGGICLALLSGHSRQEKD; encoded by the coding sequence ATGACTCTTTTTCTTTCCACAGCCTTCTGTCTCACCCTTTTCGCCCTGAACTCCATTTTCTGCCGCGCGGCCCTCGTCATCTGGGATATGGAGCCTCTCCAGTACACCGCCGTGCGGGGCCTTTCCGCCGCAGCCATGCTGGCCCTGCTCTGCGCCGTTCATCTGGTGCGGGGGCAGAAGGGAGAGGGCTCGGTGTGGAAGCAGGCATGGAAGCAGAGTTCCTGGCCGGGGGCGCTTTTTCTCTTTCTCTACATGATCTCCTTCTCCCTGGCCTACAAGAACATCCCTTCGGCCGCGGGAACCCTGATCATCAATATTTCCGTACAGTTCGGCATGATGGGCTGGGGCATGAGCCACGGCCTGCGCCTCACGAAGCGGCAGACGGCCGGGCTCGCCCTGGCTTCTGCCGGTCTGCTGGCGCTGCTTTCGCCCGGACTTACGGCTCCGCCTCTGGGGGCCTCGCTGCTCATGGTCGTCACGGGCCTTGCCTGGGCCGGATACAGCCTCTGCGGAAGAAAAGCCTCCTCCGCCTCTCTGGCCACGGCGGGCAATTTCTTCCGCGCCTCCCTCGCCGCGCTTGCCGCAGGCGCTGCCGCCCTTGCTCTGGAAGAAGCCGCGCAGCCCGAAGCCTACGCCTGCGCGCTGGCGGCGGGGGCGCTGGCCTCCGCCCTCGGCTACATACTCTGGTACGTCATCGTACCGCGCTACAGCCTCACGGGCGCTTCCGTCATCCAGCTCAGCGTGCCGCTCATCACGGCCGCGCTTGCCGTGATCTTTCTTGCCGAACCCGTCACCCTGCGCCTTGCGCTCTGTTCCGTGCCCATACTCGGCGGCATCTGCCTCGCTCTGCTTTCCGGTCATTCCCGACAGGAAAAAGATTAA
- a CDS encoding sigma-54 interaction domain-containing protein → MDSVLLEYVEQAFDVFQDGIWISDADSTCLFVNKKYEELSGFSRKWMMGRKATSIVAEGIFDVAVNPEVISTARPVSKIQTLSNGRHLSLDGFPIFDKEGKVIMCITFIRDISTIVSMENRLAQQRELLNTIVRLNNSAGLQSGEDGSDFIYSSAMEAFLFKARIMAQTDISILILGETGVGKDVMAQRIHTMSRRADKPFIKVDCGSISPNLIESELFGYIGGAFSGASRGGHIGLIEAAAGGTLFFDEIGELPLPLQTRLLRFLQDGVIVRVGANTPKNVDVRVVAATNKDLEKAVSRGEFRSDLYYRLKIAVLHIPPLRKRKDDILPLAEFFFQYFSRRYNRPLTMAEDVERLLLAYEWPGNVRELKSMMQEAVVTCPESVVRAHHLPIKAVPSERKPVSSEEEFDFEGKDYHDIMREMECRMLRAAIARFSGNMTAASRMLRMDRSTMFRKIRELEKHGLKVI, encoded by the coding sequence ATGGATTCTGTACTTCTTGAATATGTAGAACAGGCTTTCGACGTCTTTCAGGACGGCATATGGATAAGCGATGCCGATTCCACATGCCTTTTCGTCAATAAAAAGTACGAGGAACTGAGCGGCTTTTCCAGAAAGTGGATGATGGGCCGGAAGGCGACGAGTATTGTGGCCGAAGGTATTTTCGACGTGGCCGTCAACCCGGAGGTCATCAGTACCGCACGGCCAGTTTCCAAAATACAGACGCTTTCCAACGGCCGCCATCTTTCCCTGGACGGTTTTCCCATTTTCGATAAAGAGGGAAAGGTGATCATGTGCATCACCTTCATCCGCGACATAAGTACCATAGTCAGCATGGAAAACCGTCTGGCTCAGCAGCGAGAGCTTCTGAACACGATTGTGCGGCTCAACAACAGCGCGGGGCTTCAGTCCGGAGAGGACGGGAGCGACTTCATATACAGCTCCGCCATGGAGGCCTTTCTTTTCAAGGCCCGCATCATGGCGCAGACGGATATTTCCATTCTCATTCTTGGGGAAACGGGCGTGGGCAAGGACGTCATGGCCCAGCGCATCCACACCATGAGCCGCCGGGCGGACAAGCCCTTCATCAAGGTGGACTGCGGAAGCATTTCCCCGAATCTCATTGAATCGGAGCTGTTCGGCTACATCGGCGGGGCCTTTTCCGGCGCAAGCCGGGGCGGCCACATAGGCCTTATCGAAGCCGCCGCCGGAGGAACGCTGTTTTTCGACGAGATAGGCGAGCTGCCCCTGCCGCTGCAGACGCGGCTTCTGCGTTTCCTGCAGGACGGGGTCATCGTGCGGGTGGGGGCGAACACTCCCAAGAATGTGGATGTGCGCGTGGTTGCCGCCACCAACAAGGACCTGGAAAAGGCCGTGAGCCGGGGGGAATTCCGCAGCGACCTTTACTACCGCCTGAAAATCGCGGTGCTGCATATTCCGCCTCTGAGAAAGAGAAAGGACGATATTCTTCCTCTGGCCGAGTTTTTCTTCCAGTATTTTTCCCGGCGTTACAACAGACCTCTGACCATGGCGGAGGATGTGGAACGCCTGCTGCTTGCCTACGAGTGGCCCGGCAATGTGCGCGAACTCAAGAGCATGATGCAGGAGGCCGTGGTCACCTGCCCGGAAAGTGTGGTGCGTGCTCATCATCTGCCCATCAAGGCCGTGCCGTCGGAACGGAAGCCGGTTTCCTCCGAAGAGGAATTCGACTTCGAGGGGAAGGATTATCACGACATCATGCGCGAGATGGAATGCCGCATGCTGCGCGCCGCCATCGCCCGTTTTTCCGGGAACATGACGGCGGCCTCCAGAATGCTCCGCATGGACAGAAGCACCATGTTCCGCAAGATACGCGAACTGGAGAAGCACGGGCTGAAGGTGATTTAA
- a CDS encoding amidohydrolase family protein, producing MKIIDFRFRPHTGAILDGIKNSTMFKASCEASGFDKWQAQPLERIVADLEERGVTRCVITGRDCRTTYGFPDNNGSVLEFCRAYPDMFVGFWGIDPHKGMDAVREVENVVSEYGMKGIATDPYLARISPCEARYYPVYAKCCELGVPVFITMAPPPQVPGAVMACTDPRDVDVVARDFPELKIIMSHGGYPFVHEAIYACYRNKNVYMDISEYETAPMCEIYISAMKSMIADKVLFASAHPFVEQGECLAHYAAMDLPEDVREKVMYKNACRVLGLSEE from the coding sequence ATGAAGATTATCGACTTCCGTTTCCGGCCCCATACCGGGGCCATTCTGGACGGCATTAAAAACAGCACCATGTTCAAGGCCAGCTGCGAGGCCAGCGGCTTCGACAAATGGCAGGCTCAGCCTCTTGAGCGCATCGTCGCCGACCTTGAGGAAAGAGGGGTGACTCGCTGCGTCATCACCGGCCGCGACTGCAGAACGACCTATGGTTTTCCCGACAACAACGGGAGCGTCCTGGAGTTCTGCCGCGCGTATCCCGACATGTTCGTCGGCTTCTGGGGCATCGATCCGCACAAGGGCATGGACGCCGTGCGCGAGGTGGAAAACGTGGTCAGCGAGTACGGTATGAAGGGTATTGCCACCGACCCGTATCTTGCCCGCATAAGTCCCTGCGAGGCCCGCTACTACCCCGTGTACGCCAAGTGCTGCGAACTCGGCGTGCCGGTGTTCATCACCATGGCTCCGCCGCCCCAGGTGCCCGGCGCGGTGATGGCCTGCACCGACCCGCGCGATGTGGACGTGGTGGCGCGCGATTTTCCCGAGCTGAAGATCATCATGAGCCACGGCGGCTATCCCTTCGTGCATGAGGCTATTTATGCCTGCTATCGCAATAAGAATGTGTATATGGACATTTCGGAGTATGAGACTGCTCCCATGTGCGAAATCTACATAAGCGCCATGAAGTCCATGATTGCCGACAAGGTGCTTTTCGCAAGCGCTCATCCCTTTGTGGAACAGGGCGAGTGCCTGGCACACTATGCCGCCATGGATCTGCCGGAGGATGTGCGCGAGAAGGTGATGTACAAAAATGCCTGCAGGGTGCTGGGGCTTTCCGAAGAATGA
- the hpsH gene encoding (2S)-3-sulfopropanediol dehydratase activating enzyme: MSTFEDRKITGVVFNIQKYSVHDGPGIRTIVFTKGCPLSCRWCSNPESQSPRPQMAFNPGRCISPAKCVFCIPACPHGSIRAENGALSIDCTHCAACEGIACARACPAQSLIAYGKVRTVEDVLGVVAQDAIFYSRSGGGMTISGGEPLLQKDFALALLREARRRRIKTAVETCGCVPWETLEEAAPHLNNILFDVKHTDTERHRWGTGVGNELILSNLKKLLETFPDKPVLVRTPVVPGFNDTMETAREIGRLLKGYANVSYEALPYHRLGTQKYMFLGREYPMGDVSLPAGVAQRFQHVVDEERGVNEAL, from the coding sequence ATGAGTACGTTTGAAGACAGAAAGATCACCGGCGTGGTGTTCAATATCCAGAAATATTCCGTACACGACGGGCCGGGCATACGCACCATCGTGTTCACCAAGGGCTGCCCCCTGTCCTGCCGCTGGTGCAGCAACCCGGAATCGCAGTCTCCCCGGCCGCAGATGGCCTTCAATCCCGGGCGATGCATTTCCCCGGCAAAATGCGTCTTCTGCATTCCGGCCTGCCCTCATGGTTCCATTCGTGCCGAAAACGGCGCGCTTTCCATCGACTGCACGCATTGCGCTGCATGTGAAGGCATTGCCTGCGCCCGTGCCTGCCCTGCGCAGAGTCTCATTGCGTACGGCAAAGTCCGTACCGTGGAGGATGTGCTCGGCGTGGTGGCGCAGGATGCCATTTTTTATTCCCGCTCCGGCGGCGGCATGACCATTTCCGGCGGCGAACCTCTGCTGCAGAAGGATTTCGCGCTCGCGCTTCTGCGTGAAGCGCGCAGGCGCCGCATCAAGACCGCGGTGGAAACCTGCGGCTGCGTTCCGTGGGAAACGCTGGAGGAGGCCGCGCCGCACCTCAACAATATTCTGTTCGACGTCAAGCATACCGATACGGAAAGGCACCGATGGGGTACGGGCGTGGGCAACGAGCTCATCCTTTCCAATCTGAAGAAGCTTCTGGAGACATTTCCCGACAAGCCCGTGCTGGTGCGCACGCCGGTGGTTCCCGGCTTCAACGATACCATGGAAACGGCGCGGGAAATCGGGCGGCTGCTCAAAGGATATGCCAATGTTTCCTATGAGGCGTTGCCCTACCACCGGCTGGGTACGCAGAAATACATGTTTCTGGGCAGGGAATACCCCATGGGCGACGTTTCCCTTCCCGCAGGGGTCGCCCAGCGCTTTCAGCATGTCGTGGATGAGGAACGCGGCGTGAACGAGGCCCTTTAG
- the hpsG gene encoding (2S)-3-sulfopropanediol dehydratase has protein sequence MSAIEMLNPEACECHSPQEQRIFDEQKGRKDKYYDTHARVFDLIARFEGQTPVIDVERALYFTQSMKETEGQPLVLRWAKALMHIARNMTVEVEDGQLLLGRAGAKIGRYGILYPELDGDFLDIAVRDLPTREQSPATISPEDAKIVMEEIAPYWKGKTYHEALNKALPDWVHKLTYVDDDGLISRFVVNETSSFRSSIQWVHDYEKVLKRGFNGIKAEAEAKLAALDPASPVDQADKRPFLEAVILVSDAIILWARRYAARAREVAALTTDPVRKAELLKMAEIAEKVPAEPADNFYEAVQSQWFVQMFSRIEQKTGTTISNGRMDQYFYPYYKKDMEEGVLTEEKAMELLECMWVGMAEFIDMYISPQGGAFNEGYAHWEAVTIGGQTRDGVDATNELTHLFLRSKREFPLHYPDLAARVHSLSPDEYLWDVAETIKYGSGFPKLCNDEEVVPLYASKGGTFEEALDYAVSGCTETRMPNRDTYTSGGAYTNFAAALEMALRQGRMKKYGGEQLGIETPDPRTFKTWDDMWNAYKAQQELFLRATFTQQYIVTKVRAEHFAQPMGSALHDLCMKHCLDLHTRIIPEGANFGYFEFMGFGTVIDSLAAIKKLVFEEKRITMDQLLEAMDHNWVGYEAIQRLVKSCPCYGNDDPYADEIGKAIDRICVEFAQKYSPEMGINNDVRYVPFTSHVPFGKVVSATPNGRTEWFPLSDGSSASHGADVNGPTAILLSNYKTKNYGLRNRAARLLNIKFTPRSVEGDAGTEKLVQFIRTWCDLKLWHLQFNVLNQETLIAAQKDPQKYRNLIVRVAGYSAYFVDLSPDLQNDLIARTDHDDL, from the coding sequence ATGAGTGCCATCGAAATGCTCAATCCCGAAGCCTGTGAATGTCATTCCCCGCAGGAACAGCGCATTTTCGACGAACAGAAGGGCAGGAAGGACAAATACTACGACACGCATGCCCGCGTGTTCGACCTCATCGCCAGATTCGAAGGTCAGACTCCCGTCATCGACGTGGAACGCGCCCTGTACTTCACCCAGTCCATGAAGGAAACCGAAGGTCAGCCCCTGGTGCTGCGCTGGGCCAAGGCTCTCATGCATATCGCCAGGAACATGACCGTGGAAGTGGAGGACGGTCAGCTTCTGCTCGGTCGTGCGGGCGCAAAGATAGGCCGTTACGGCATACTGTACCCGGAACTCGACGGCGACTTCCTCGACATCGCGGTGCGCGATCTGCCCACCCGCGAGCAGTCCCCCGCCACCATCAGCCCGGAAGACGCGAAAATCGTCATGGAGGAAATCGCCCCCTACTGGAAGGGCAAGACCTACCATGAAGCCCTGAACAAGGCTCTTCCCGACTGGGTGCACAAGCTCACCTATGTGGACGACGACGGCCTCATCTCCCGCTTCGTGGTGAACGAAACCTCGTCCTTCCGTTCCTCCATCCAGTGGGTGCACGACTATGAAAAGGTGCTGAAGCGCGGCTTCAACGGCATCAAGGCCGAAGCGGAAGCCAAGCTTGCCGCCCTTGACCCCGCAAGCCCTGTGGATCAGGCCGACAAGCGTCCCTTCCTGGAAGCCGTGATCCTCGTGTCCGACGCCATCATTCTGTGGGCCCGCCGTTATGCCGCCAGGGCCCGCGAAGTGGCGGCCCTCACCACCGACCCTGTGCGCAAGGCCGAACTTCTGAAGATGGCCGAAATCGCGGAAAAGGTTCCCGCCGAACCTGCAGACAACTTCTATGAAGCCGTGCAGTCTCAGTGGTTCGTGCAGATGTTCTCCCGCATCGAGCAGAAAACCGGCACCACCATTTCCAACGGCCGTATGGACCAGTACTTCTACCCCTATTACAAGAAGGATATGGAAGAGGGCGTCCTGACCGAAGAAAAGGCCATGGAACTTCTGGAATGCATGTGGGTGGGCATGGCCGAATTCATCGATATGTACATCTCCCCCCAGGGCGGCGCCTTCAACGAAGGCTACGCGCACTGGGAAGCCGTGACCATCGGCGGACAGACCAGAGACGGCGTGGACGCCACCAACGAGCTCACGCATCTGTTCCTCCGTTCCAAGCGTGAATTCCCCCTTCATTACCCGGACCTTGCCGCCCGCGTGCATTCTCTCTCCCCCGACGAATACCTGTGGGACGTGGCCGAAACCATCAAGTACGGTTCCGGTTTCCCCAAGCTGTGCAACGACGAGGAAGTGGTGCCTCTGTACGCCTCCAAGGGCGGTACCTTTGAGGAAGCGCTGGACTACGCCGTTTCCGGCTGCACCGAAACCCGTATGCCCAACCGCGATACCTATACCTCCGGCGGCGCCTATACCAACTTCGCCGCGGCTCTGGAAATGGCTCTGCGACAGGGCAGGATGAAGAAGTACGGCGGCGAGCAGCTCGGTATCGAGACCCCCGATCCCCGCACCTTCAAGACCTGGGACGACATGTGGAATGCCTACAAGGCCCAGCAGGAACTTTTCCTGCGCGCCACCTTCACCCAGCAGTACATCGTCACCAAGGTGCGCGCCGAGCACTTCGCCCAGCCCATGGGTTCCGCGCTGCATGATCTGTGCATGAAGCACTGCCTCGATCTGCATACCCGCATCATCCCCGAGGGCGCGAACTTCGGCTACTTCGAGTTCATGGGCTTCGGTACCGTCATCGACTCCCTGGCGGCCATCAAGAAGCTGGTCTTCGAGGAAAAGCGCATCACCATGGATCAGCTTCTGGAAGCCATGGATCACAACTGGGTGGGCTACGAAGCCATACAGCGGCTCGTGAAGAGCTGCCCCTGCTACGGCAACGATGACCCCTATGCCGACGAAATCGGCAAGGCCATCGACCGCATCTGCGTGGAATTCGCCCAGAAGTATTCCCCGGAAATGGGCATCAACAACGACGTGCGCTATGTGCCCTTCACCTCCCATGTGCCCTTCGGCAAGGTGGTGAGCGCAACTCCCAACGGGCGTACGGAATGGTTCCCGCTCTCGGACGGCTCTTCCGCCTCCCACGGCGCGGACGTGAACGGCCCCACGGCCATTCTGCTTTCCAACTACAAGACCAAGAACTACGGCCTGCGCAACCGTGCGGCCCGTCTGCTGAACATCAAGTTCACGCCCAGGAGCGTGGAAGGCGATGCCGGCACCGAAAAGCTCGTTCAGTTCATCCGCACCTGGTGCGATCTCAAGCTGTGGCATCTGCAGTTCAACGTGCTCAATCAGGAAACGCTCATCGCCGCACAGAAGGACCCGCAGAAGTACCGCAACCTCATCGTCCGCGTGGCCGGCTACAGCGCCTACTTCGTGGATCTTTCTCCCGATCTTCAGAACGACCTGATCGCCCGTACCGATCATGACGATCTGTAG